A genomic stretch from Pieris brassicae chromosome 9, ilPieBrab1.1, whole genome shotgun sequence includes:
- the LOC123714494 gene encoding protein adenylyltransferase Fic isoform X1: protein MLFIGRPTQSETMKCDWKTQGEMKLLLNRCRTVIIFSSVVCTFAVVISLHKILSHDVKFIKPFSPLPAGLYGNYLEPFVGEPPPSTPKSYDKARDSEAVGSLNAALDMKKHGKSDKALKLFQHAFALSPKHPDILNHYGEFLEDTKQDVVKADQLYTLALSNFPDHRGALSNRQRTASIVENLDREMLRKIDEKRDALLSIPENDAALRRAKKEAYFQHIYHTVGIEGNTMTLSQTRSILETRIAVAGKSIDEHNEILGLDAAMKYINSTLLYRVRDITMGDILEIHKRVLGHVDPIEGGHFRRTQVYVGGHIPPGPSEIQKLMTQFLEWLNSEDAMELHPVRYAALAHYKLVHIHPFIDGNGRTSRLLMNLLLMQAGYPPVIIAKQHRHMYYQHLQTANEGDVRPFVRFIAQCTERTLNLYLWATSEYSHMVPAIGEPHILTGEGFDDLL, encoded by the exons ATGTTATTTATAGGTAGGCCTACGCAAAGTGAAACTATGAAGTGCGATTGGAAAACACAAGgagaaatgaaacttctgtTGAATCGTTGTagaactgtaattattttttctagtgTGGTATGCACTTTTGCAGTTGTTATATCactacataaaattttaagccacgatgttaaatttattaagccTTTTTCTCCATTGCCAGCTGGCTTGTACGGTAACTACTTAGAACCTTTCGTTGGGGAGCCCCCACCTTCCACCCCTAAAAGCTATGATAAAGCAAGGGATTCCGAAGCTGTCGGATCCTTGAACGCGGCACTAGATATGAAAAAACATGGCAAATCAGATAaggcattaaaattatttcaacatGCATTTGCACTTTCACCAAAACACCCAGACATCCTCAATCACTATGGTGAGTTTTTAGAAGACACAAAGCAAGATGTGGTCAAAGCTGATCAATTGTATACACTGGCATTAAGCAATTTTCCTGATCATAGAGGAGCATTATCAAACCGACAACGAACAGCAAGTATAGTAGAAAACCTAGACCGAGAAATGTTACGAAAGATTGATGAAAAAAGAGATGCATTACTATCAATACCAGAAAATGATGCTGCTTTGCGCCGAGCAAAGAAAGAAGCTTATTTTCAACATATATATCATACCGTAGGCATAGAAGGGAATACAATGACTTTGTCTCAAACAAGAAGTATTTTGGAAACACGAATAGCAGTGGCTGGAAAAAGTATTGATGAACATAATGAGATCTTAGGATTGGATGCagcaatgaaatatataaattcaacTTTGCTCTATCGTGTGCGAGATATAACTATGGGAGATATTCTAGAGATACATAAAAGAGTATTAGGGCATGTGGACCCCATTGAAGGTGGTCATTTCAGAAGAACACAGGTATATGTCGGAGGACATATTCCTCCAGGACCATCTGAGATCCAAAAATTAATGACTCAGTTCTTAGAATGGCTTAATTCAGAAGATGCTATGGAACTGCATCCAGTGAG ATATGCAGCATTAGCTCACTACAAACTTGTACACATTCATCCATTTATAGATGGCAATGGACGGACATCCCGACTTCTTATGAATCTGCTACTTATGCAAGCTGGTTACCCACCCGTGATCATTGCTAAGCAACACCGTCATATGTATTACCAGCATTTACAGACGGCTAATGAAGGAGATGTTAGACCATTTGTTAG ATTTATAGCTCAATGCACAGAACGGAcactaaatttgtatttgtggGCGACAAGTGAATATAGCCACATGGTACCTGCTATTGGAGAACCGCATATTCTGACTGGTGAAGGTTTTGAcgatcttttataa
- the LOC123714494 gene encoding protein adenylyltransferase Fic isoform X2: MLFIGRPTQSETMKCDWKTQGEMKLLLNRCRTVIIFSSVVCTFAVVISLHKILSHDVKFIKPFSPLPAGLYGNYLEPFVGEPPPSTPKSYDKARDSEAVGSLNAALDMKKHGKSDKALKLFQHAFALSPKHPDILNHYGEFLEDTKQDVVKADQLYTLALSNFPDHRGALSNRQRTASIVENLDREMLRKIDEKRDALLSIPENDAALRRAKKEAYFQHIYHTVGIEGNTMTLSQTRSILETRIAVAGKSIDEHNEILGLDAAMKYINSTLLYRVRDITMGDILEIHKRVLGHVDPIEGGHFRRTQVYVGGHIPPGPSEIQKLMTQFLEWLNSEDAMELHPVRWQWTDIPTSYESATYASWLPTRDHC, translated from the exons ATGTTATTTATAGGTAGGCCTACGCAAAGTGAAACTATGAAGTGCGATTGGAAAACACAAGgagaaatgaaacttctgtTGAATCGTTGTagaactgtaattattttttctagtgTGGTATGCACTTTTGCAGTTGTTATATCactacataaaattttaagccacgatgttaaatttattaagccTTTTTCTCCATTGCCAGCTGGCTTGTACGGTAACTACTTAGAACCTTTCGTTGGGGAGCCCCCACCTTCCACCCCTAAAAGCTATGATAAAGCAAGGGATTCCGAAGCTGTCGGATCCTTGAACGCGGCACTAGATATGAAAAAACATGGCAAATCAGATAaggcattaaaattatttcaacatGCATTTGCACTTTCACCAAAACACCCAGACATCCTCAATCACTATGGTGAGTTTTTAGAAGACACAAAGCAAGATGTGGTCAAAGCTGATCAATTGTATACACTGGCATTAAGCAATTTTCCTGATCATAGAGGAGCATTATCAAACCGACAACGAACAGCAAGTATAGTAGAAAACCTAGACCGAGAAATGTTACGAAAGATTGATGAAAAAAGAGATGCATTACTATCAATACCAGAAAATGATGCTGCTTTGCGCCGAGCAAAGAAAGAAGCTTATTTTCAACATATATATCATACCGTAGGCATAGAAGGGAATACAATGACTTTGTCTCAAACAAGAAGTATTTTGGAAACACGAATAGCAGTGGCTGGAAAAAGTATTGATGAACATAATGAGATCTTAGGATTGGATGCagcaatgaaatatataaattcaacTTTGCTCTATCGTGTGCGAGATATAACTATGGGAGATATTCTAGAGATACATAAAAGAGTATTAGGGCATGTGGACCCCATTGAAGGTGGTCATTTCAGAAGAACACAGGTATATGTCGGAGGACATATTCCTCCAGGACCATCTGAGATCCAAAAATTAATGACTCAGTTCTTAGAATGGCTTAATTCAGAAGATGCTATGGAACTGCATCCAGTGAG ATGGCAATGGACGGACATCCCGACTTCTTATGAATCTGCTACTTATGCAAGCTGGTTACCCACCCGTGATCATTGCTAA